Proteins encoded together in one Desulfosporosinus meridiei DSM 13257 window:
- a CDS encoding CBO0543 family protein, with the protein MEDPLLTIIVLAITWQWGDWRHWKDYYSTILFWALGNFIYLYLTINKPLWKFTTIVPSSLADMLMSLVLFPCFGLLFLAYFPSKNIPKKFIYIITWVLLFSLIELWALKINHFAYLNGWKFTYSVIFNLFMFPLLRIHYIKPQWAWLISFVAGVMIMIVFKIPLN; encoded by the coding sequence ATGGAAGATCCTCTACTCACAATAATTGTTTTAGCAATTACTTGGCAATGGGGCGATTGGAGGCACTGGAAAGATTACTACTCAACAATTCTGTTTTGGGCACTAGGTAATTTCATCTACCTCTATCTTACTATTAATAAACCCCTTTGGAAATTTACAACGATAGTACCTTCATCCCTAGCTGATATGCTAATGAGTCTTGTGCTTTTTCCATGTTTCGGCTTGTTGTTTTTGGCATATTTTCCCTCGAAAAATATCCCTAAGAAATTCATATACATAATCACTTGGGTGCTTTTGTTTTCGTTAATAGAGTTGTGGGCTTTAAAAATTAATCATTTTGCTTATCTAAATGGTTGGAAATTTACATATTCGGTTATTTTCAATTTGTTCATGTTTCCCTTACTCCGCATACATTACATAAAACCACAGTGGGCTTGGCTAATTTCGTTTGTTGCTGGGGTTATGATCATGATAGTTTTTAAAATTCCACTTAATTAA